In one window of Myxococcales bacterium DNA:
- a CDS encoding DUF4157 domain-containing protein, protein MRRGRRPAARAYTEGNSVHGAGTVRSGSQAGRELIGHELAHVVQQRRGRVAATKPGSRHRHQ, encoded by the coding sequence ATTCGGCGCGGGCGGCGGCCAGCCGCCCGCGCCTATACCGAAGGCAATTCGGTACATGGCGCCGGGACAGTACGATCCGGGTCGCAGGCGGGTCGCGAGCTCATCGGCCACGAGCTGGCCCATGTCGTCCAGCAGCGGCGGGGCCGCGTGGCCGCGACGAAGCCAGGTTCGCGGCATCGCCATCAATGA